From Acidobacteriota bacterium, a single genomic window includes:
- a CDS encoding c-type cytochrome has protein sequence MKNTIKILAVIGFTVFAGSFLAKSGSTQTKQVETAGQKFKSIKVLNEMPADQMGKVMNMISASLGVDCKFCHASNDADYEKEGFEHKDIARQMLKMTFELNKNYFEGRPEINCNSCHQGKSHPQPTFPLKPVEQEPRPAQPTTKPTVDEILAKYAAALGKGDIKSRQITGQRIEPDGKTVEPEEVLQKGEKMSVKTTYGTYVVREIYDGKTAAKYGNADKIQLKPDEMEQIKREAQIFANANLKAIYPKLEFRFVDRIDGREVNLLLATNADNSRERLYFDVQTGLLVRRVASAPTVLGNFQFQVDYIDYKDFGGVKIPTVVKFAVPNIRWTRKVLDVKINVPVGDTVFAND, from the coding sequence ATGAAAAATACAATCAAGATCTTGGCAGTTATCGGATTTACAGTGTTCGCGGGATCATTTCTCGCGAAATCGGGCAGCACACAAACGAAACAGGTCGAAACTGCCGGCCAGAAGTTCAAGAGCATCAAGGTTCTGAACGAAATGCCCGCGGACCAGATGGGCAAGGTGATGAATATGATCTCGGCGTCGCTCGGCGTCGACTGCAAGTTCTGCCACGCGTCGAACGACGCTGACTACGAGAAAGAAGGCTTCGAGCACAAGGACATCGCCCGGCAGATGCTGAAGATGACGTTCGAGCTCAACAAGAACTACTTCGAAGGCCGGCCCGAGATCAACTGCAACTCGTGTCATCAGGGGAAAAGCCATCCCCAGCCGACGTTTCCGCTAAAGCCCGTCGAACAGGAACCTCGTCCGGCGCAGCCGACGACGAAACCGACGGTCGATGAAATCCTCGCGAAATACGCGGCGGCGCTCGGCAAAGGCGATATCAAGTCGCGCCAGATCACCGGACAGCGAATCGAGCCGGACGGGAAGACGGTCGAACCCGAGGAAGTTCTGCAAAAGGGCGAAAAAATGTCCGTTAAAACGACATACGGCACATACGTCGTGCGCGAGATTTACGATGGCAAAACGGCGGCAAAGTACGGCAACGCCGATAAAATCCAACTCAAACCTGACGAGATGGAACAGATCAAACGCGAGGCGCAGATTTTCGCGAATGCGAATCTGAAGGCGATCTATCCGAAACTCGAGTTTCGCTTCGTCGACAGGATCGACGGCCGCGAGGTCAATCTCCTGCTTGCGACCAACGCCGACAACAGCCGTGAACGTCTCTATTTTGACGTCCAAACCGGTCTCCTCGTGCGTCGCGTCGCATCCGCACCGACGGTTCTCGGGAACTTTCAGTTTCAGGTCGATTACATCGATTACAAGGATTTTGGCGGCGTCAAGATCCCGACCGTCGTGAAGTTCGCCGTCCCGAACATTCGCTGGACGCGAAAAGTTTTAGACGTTAAAATCAATGTCCCGGTCGGAGACACCGTTTTTGCTAACGACTGA
- a CDS encoding acyltransferase has product MSRIIKAGLIQAHNVGDVNAPIDEIKKANIDNQMKFVEDAARQGVQMLCFQEIFTTPYFCAEQQTRWYDAVEKVPDGPTVKLMQDVAKQFGMVLIVPIYEEEISGIYYNTAAVIDADGKYLGKYRKTHIPHVAPGFWEKFYFRPGNLGYPCFDTAFARIGVYICYDRHFPEGARCLGLNGAEIIFNPSATVAGLSEYLWKLEQPAHAVANGYFVGAINRVGTEAPWNIGEFYGQSYFCDPRGQFVAMGSRDQDELIVADLDMDKIKEVRNTWQFFRDRRPDAYGAICDD; this is encoded by the coding sequence ATGTCAAGAATAATCAAAGCTGGCCTGATCCAGGCGCACAATGTCGGCGATGTGAACGCGCCGATCGACGAGATAAAAAAAGCGAACATCGACAATCAGATGAAGTTCGTCGAAGACGCAGCACGGCAAGGAGTCCAGATGCTTTGTTTCCAGGAGATCTTCACGACGCCTTACTTTTGCGCCGAGCAGCAGACGCGCTGGTACGATGCGGTCGAGAAGGTTCCGGACGGACCGACCGTCAAGCTGATGCAAGATGTCGCGAAACAGTTCGGAATGGTTCTGATCGTGCCGATCTACGAAGAAGAGATCTCTGGAATCTACTACAATACCGCGGCGGTGATCGACGCCGACGGCAAGTATCTCGGGAAATACCGCAAGACCCACATCCCGCACGTCGCGCCCGGATTCTGGGAGAAGTTCTATTTCCGCCCGGGAAATCTCGGTTATCCTTGCTTCGACACCGCGTTCGCGCGGATCGGCGTTTACATTTGCTATGACCGCCATTTCCCCGAGGGCGCGCGTTGTCTCGGGCTCAATGGTGCGGAGATCATCTTCAACCCTTCGGCGACCGTCGCCGGACTTTCGGAATATCTCTGGAAACTCGAACAGCCGGCGCACGCCGTCGCTAACGGTTATTTCGTCGGCGCGATCAACCGCGTCGGAACCGAAGCGCCGTGGAACATCGGCGAGTTTTACGGTCAAAGTTACTTCTGCGATCCGCGCGGACAATTCGTCGCAATGGGCTCGCGCGACCAGGATGAGCTGATCGTCGCCGATCTTGATATGGACAAGATAAAGGAAGTCCGCAACACGTGGCAGTTCTTCCGCGACCGCCGTCCCGATGCGTACGGCGCGATCTGTGATGATTAG
- a CDS encoding transposase, producing MPSSHVSANFHLVFATKGRLPLIADDWRPRLHAYLGGIVKGMEAVPLAIGGVRDHVHLLVSLKSKHRLDYFLRDLKADSSGWVHSELGKKFEWQKGYGAFSVSPTSIGAVTKYVVNQEEHHRLRTFEQEYVELLDASGINYDPQYLW from the coding sequence ATGCCGTCAAGCCACGTTTCTGCCAATTTCCATCTTGTTTTTGCGACGAAGGGGCGTTTGCCTCTGATTGCCGACGATTGGCGTCCGCGTTTGCATGCGTACTTGGGGGGTATAGTTAAGGGAATGGAAGCGGTCCCCCTTGCGATTGGCGGCGTTCGAGACCATGTGCATTTACTTGTCAGTCTGAAGTCAAAGCACCGTTTGGATTATTTTCTCCGTGACCTAAAGGCAGACTCCTCCGGTTGGGTTCACTCTGAACTTGGAAAGAAGTTCGAGTGGCAGAAAGGATACGGAGCGTTTTCGGTGAGTCCAACAAGCATCGGTGCTGTTACGAAGTATGTTGTAAATCAAGAGGAGCATCATCGACTGAGAACGTTTGAACAAGAGTATGTTGAACTCCTCGATGCCAGCGGTATCAATTATGATCCGCAGTATCTCTGGTAG